GAGGAGCATTTGTACCTTCTGGAGAAATTTCCTAGACCACCTAACTGGGAAGCAGTTTTGGCTCTGACCGGTCTAGGGGAATCGGATAAGGGGAAGCGCACACTAAATGCAGAACCGTGGTTTGCTGATTTagccaactacttggtcacgggagagaTGCCAAGTTCAGGCgaagtttcccgggcccagaggatgaaaATTAGGAGTGAAgctaaatattacttttgggacgacccttacctgtggaaaatgtgctcagatcaagtgattagacgctgcattcccgaatgggaacaaagagatgtgttaattcattgccacaccTTAGCATGTGGAGGCcactttggaccaaggaagacagcgAGGAAGGTCTTGGACAGCGGTTTTTATTGGCCGACGCTAAATAGGGATGCCTTTGATTTCTGCCAATGTTGCGAGAGGTGCCAGCAGAcggggggaatttcaaggtgttttaaggccattatttggtccgtttttgttatcaaaatcactctacatgtccattatttgcatattctatacattttggtattttgacgtgttttgtgagaaatgtgcatatttgagccgaaaaggggagtaaaaacgcatagtctggaaatctggagtcagacggcgaccagcgaccgccgcgaagttgtacggcgaccgccggcgcccggcggtcagagctatgtggcggcccgcctcggaaatttacgctaggagaagagtctcgcccggcgaccgccggaggacatgtggcggtccgccaccgaagggtcagagtctctggactccaacgcggcgaccgccggccaaggtgcggcggcccgccggagaaaggcggcgaatccgaccagccctagatttgctccaagatttaccaaattttgaagatcttttccttctatgatgaggaataatcttcccctataaataggacctcaagcttcatcaaaagagagttttttttccgacacacaacaagaacacattcatagagatcaaaagctagagtacttcaattgtgcaaggagttgaagaaggatttcaagaacatcaagaacgacaaggattcaacctacgggttttatttgctttagttttatgttcaaattgctttcccttcaatctatgtttttagtttattcagtcatgtgtaactaaactcataggattctagggatgtgttagtagcaactttggttatacaattccgttttctatttaatatccgttttgtttttactttgtttcttccctaagttaatcatgatgcttcataattgagtgacacaattatgtatgattcaatacaacttgcttcataactgtgacagagttctagcgagttagatccacttagtagacactacagttagcttcctttaaaacggcactgttaattgagagtgaggacttttcaagggtcttaggagctttttggagttacgtgttaggattgacaaccctaatgttagtaatcaacgtttgtatcgcatgagcataagctaggtgactcgtcctttcaaagtattaactgtgctagggtattgtagtttggaatttgtataaccataaaagtgaaagcacatccctggaattccccttatctctatacttttctctccgtgatttgcttgcatttagttgtttactgtttttaatatttactgttttcaaaaagtttccaaaaattcttgtttctccagatagtaattgagttctagtagaagatagacactttgtgtacatcttccccgtgttcgatacccggtactaaccttttgctatactatacctactctgtatacttgcaggtatttatagtgcaaataaaaagtgcatcaagtttttggcgccgttgccggggaagacaattcactttggagtgatatcttcaaacggataattttactactttggatttttattgctttctgttttaatttttttagtttaatttgtttttgttttcgagTCTTGCAGGTTTTGTATGCGAACGCGTTCTGGGAAGTACATCTTAGAGCCGCTTGATTTAGAACTTGAAAGAACTCGTAGAAtaataagaagtgaaaaaggatcagGAACAATGGGTGACCGAACAGATATTGAGAAGCTGCAGGAGATGGTGAAGTTGCTGATGGATGAGAGAGATGCGGAGAGAGCAGCCCGAGAAGCCATGGAAAAGAAGAACAGAGAAACATTACCtgtgatgaacatgttcaatcatGGGAATATGATCACTTTTCCTAACGGCCCTCGTATTGATGCTAACAATTTTGAGTTACGCATGCCCCTTATCCAAAGGGTCgagcaaactccttttgcaGGTAGGGCGACTGAAGATGCTAACCGCCATCTCTCCAAATTCGTGGAAATCGCAAACACTCTGAAATTAAATGGTGTCGACGACGATGCCATACGGGTAAGACTTTTTCCATTCTCATTGATTGATTCTGCTAAAGAGTGGTTTGAGTGTATGCCACCAGAAAAGGTCTCCACATGGAAGGACATCGTAGCTACCTTCCTCGACAAATACTACCCGCCAGGCACTATTTTGAAGCTCAAAAGTGAGATCTTTCAGTTCACACAAGGCCATGACGAGCCCCTCTATGAGGCATTTGCTCGTTTCAAAGCTCTTCTTCGAAAGTGCCCAAACCATGGTTTTTCCATAGACCATCAGGTAGGAATCCTCTATAATGGATTTAACGAGAAAATATGTGCTATGCTTGATTCAGGGGCAAATGGAGGATTTCTAAGAAAGACAGGAGAGGATGCCATGGCGGTGATCGAGGAGTTCGCCACCAACAGTCGGGGGTGGTCGAAGGAAAGGCATGCCACGAGAAGAGTAGCAGCCATAGAAGAGGCCGAAGAAAGTTCTTTTGCTAAGGAGTTAGCAGAACTTAGAGTCAGGATTGATCAAATGGACATCTCGAGGAAGGAAGATCCAATTCCGGCAACTTCCATAGTGGCGGTCAATGCACCCGAAACTGCCATATCAACTGTGGAAGAAATCAACTACGTGCAAGGAGGCGGTCCCAGAAACTACAATAACAATTATCGCCCTAATCAGGGGGGcggtaatttcaataattataatgggaACCGTCCGCACCCAAATCTTTCttattctaacaataattactTGCAACCCCCTGCAGGATTTAATGTTAGCAAAGGAGGAGTGGTTGAGCCGATGAAGAAGGAAGACAAGTATGAACAAGGAATCACGAAGATCTTGGAAGTAATTACGCAAGATAGGAAGATTAATGACACCAAGATCGGAGTGGTCGAAGCAAGGATAAACAACCTCGAGCAAGGAATGAACACAATCTCGGCAGCTGTAACCAATATTACCACTCAAATGGAGCAAATTCAGAAGAAGTTAGATGAGGATAGAGCAAAGGCAGCAGCAAGAGTGGATGATATTAACAAGAAGTGGGTGGCAAAGCAGAAATCTGGGGACTGCCCAGTcgccggcggaccgccgcagaCCCCGCAGCGGCCCGCCACTGAGACGGCAGAGTCAACCACGCAGGACTGCCCAGTcgccggcggaccgccgcacaccCCGCAGCGGCCCGCCACTGACAAGGCAGAATCGTCCACTAAGCAGGAGCTTGTGCGGCACAACGGGATTGTACTCCCTTTTCAGCCAAAGAGGAAGTTCAAGCTTGAAGAGCAGTTCAAGCAATTCCTTAACATGTTTTGCAAAGTCCATACTAACATTCC
The sequence above is drawn from the Salvia hispanica cultivar TCC Black 2014 unplaced genomic scaffold, UniMelb_Shisp_WGS_1.0 HiC_scaffold_467, whole genome shotgun sequence genome and encodes:
- the LOC125199322 gene encoding uncharacterized protein LOC125199322, translated to MGDRTDIEKLQEMVKLLMDERDAERAAREAMEKKNRETLPVMNMFNHGNMITFPNGPRIDANNFELRMPLIQRVEQTPFAGRATEDANRHLSKFVEIANTLKLNGVDDDAIRVRLFPFSLIDSAKEWFECMPPEKVSTWKDIVATFLDKYYPPGTILKLKSEIFQFTQGHDEPLYEAFARFKALLRKCPNHGFSIDHQVGILYNGFNEKICAMLDSGANGGFLRKTGEDAMAVIEEFATNSRGWSKERHATRRVAAIEEAEESSFAKELAELRVRIDQMDISRKEDPIPATSIVAVNAPETAISTVEEINYVQGGGPRNYNNNYRPNQGGGNFNNYNGNRPHPNLSYSNNNYLQPPAGFNVSKGGVVEPMKKEDKYEQGITKILEVITQDRKINDTKIGVVEARINNLEQGMNTISAAVTNITTQMEQIQKKLDEDRAKAAARVDDINKKWVAKQKSGDCPVAGGPPQTPQRPATETAESTTQDCPVAGGPPHTPQRPATDKAESSTKQELVRHNGIVLPFQPKRKFKLEEQFKQFLNMFCKVHTNIPLVESLQEIPKYAKLLREAVMRKKKPTKADLKLPHHCSEIIQKERAVKQRDPGQFIIRCRIGEGKVDKALCDLGSSINLMPLKYYEKLNIGPLKSSDVTLRLADNSSIKTVGMIEDVLVKVDDFIFPADFIVLDMKVDKNVPLILGRDFLATCKALIDVGRGEITISDNHGQSTYKIESEMLKFEEAKRAKMEQQCRAVMATDLTKSKDPFEAEDPSTSTIYIVKEVRHSSKKGDANSSTSAPQKKKQKRKKTPKEDPEIYVIKTKEGKYKWWKKLGTKLLPMPIFNTRVIDPPN